ATTTCATGATGGAAACACAGGCGGAAAATATCGAGCCTATGATGATACCGGCAAGTACCAGCGTGACAACAGGTGTCTGCCCCCTGCTCCTTGCCAGTGTATATGCAAGGAATACGGAAAGAGAGGCAAACGCAAAAGCACCCAGCTGTATAGAAACAAAGATATGAGGATAGACAATCCCCAGGGCTGCGCCGAACGCCGCTCCCGAAGATACTCCAAGGATATATGGTTCCACAAGAGGGTTGCGGAAACACCCCTGATAAATCGCCCCGGCCACAGAAAGCCCGATACCGACAGTTATAGCCATAATGACTCTCGGGAAGCGGATATTCCAGACGATTGTGTTTTTCAGCTTATTCAGGGAATCCGCGTTATCCGGTGAAAACAGATGAGTGGCGATGATAGAGTATACTTCCGGTATAGAGATATGATAGGTCCCTAAACAGATCGTGACCATCCCGCCTGCCATCATAACAACAGCGAGAAAGAGCATGACACACATCTTTCTCGCCTCAAAAAAATTGAGGGCAGTAAAGGTTGATTTTTTTACGTCAATCGATACTTCTTCCATGAAAAACACCCTGGAATCCTGCTCTATCATCCAGTCCAGACACTTGTTTGAACGAAGAGATACATTTGATACATCCCGACACTTTCATCCGCACACCATGCACGCCATAACACACCTTTATCCGTTCCACTGCGTTTTTAGAAATCGTACTCCACTGTCCAGTCAAGGTACTGGGCCGACCTGATTTCTTCTGCTGTTGCACGGTCCACTCCATATACATCCTGGTACAGTTTCAATGCAAACTCATGGACCTTGATATCCTGGAAAAGATCAGGATAACAGCCTTTCGCAACAATCAGCAAATCCAGAGGATACTCGACACGGCGGTCGCAGTTTCTCGGCGTGTAAGGCATGGAATAGATACGCTTGTTTTTGACTGCCTTAAGTTCCTGCACATTCTGGTAATACATCGCATCCTGAAGTTCGATAGGCGGATGGTACCCGGAATATGTGGGTAAAAAAATCACATCAGGGTTCAATGCCAGAACCTGCTCGGCGTTAAGCAACTTGCCAGAACCGGTATCCTGGTAAGCATTCCTGCCATTGGCAACAGTCTCGAGGATGTATGATTCCGGAGTATCGATGCCGCTTACATACCCGGCACCGCCGCTTTGCCTGGCCTTGGAAGAGATCCCGAGATAGAGCGCTGTGACCTTTTCCTCTTCAGGGATATCTTTAGTTCTGTCCAGAATCATCTTTTCCGTATTATCCAGATAATCTGCCAGGGCCATTGTCTTTTCCTCCTTATCGAACAACTGTCCGATTACACGCATCTCATCGCGCATGGTGTTCAGGCCGGAATTATTGTAGTTGTTCGGAGAATAGAGCACGATTACGGGTATGCCCAGAGACTTGATCGTTGATATCTTTTTATTGTTATTTTCGATATCATTAGCACTCATAGAGCAGTCACCAACCCTTATAATGAGTACATCAGGATTCGCACTAGCCAGTTTTTCGTAGTTAATGATGGTCATACCTGACGAAGACTCCGTACAGGACACATTCGCTAGCCATGGATTAACGACGCACATCGTATTTGATCCACCGCTAAAAGTATAATTTGTACCGGAGTTTAGAGTAATATTTGACTGATAAAGTGAACTGGAACCAAGCCCAACCGAGCCAACAGAAACTACTTTCTCAACCTCACTAAGATTCGTCAGGACACCTTCAACGAACCCGTCGTCGATGGTAGCGATACGCTGGATATCTTTCGGCAATTTCACCTGGACGCCACGCATATCCGTTACGTAACGGTATTGTTCATCAGATGAGTCTGTTGTTGTCGATGAGTTTGCGGCAGTTGTTATAATCTGGCCTGCCTGTTCAGTGCATCCTTCTACCGATACTGTAAAGAGCGTTATGAGTACACATAAAACAAAGCCCTTTTTAAAATCAAAATAACTGGAAAGCTTAGTTATTTGGTTATCATTTTCAGGTTTATCGACCATATATAATACCTGTAGCAACTATTTATTATTTAGTATTATATTGTACTACATAACAGTATCGAATTAATTTTTATAGCTATGATTAAATTAAATGATAACAATTATTGCTAAAAATTATATATGATATGCCGAAGTATAGTAAGGACGCTTAGCTTAAAGGGTTAAAAATGGCAGGATCTATCGATCGTTGGTTATCCAAGAATCAGAGGGGAGAGGCGATATTTTATCCGTTCGTGTATTTAATAACTATTCTTTTACTTCTTACTGCACTGCCTTTGATAGCTTATGCGGATGATACGAAAACCGTCACCGTTGTATATCTCTATGAAGAAGGCTGCCACCGGTGTACCGAAGTAATGCCAGTAGTCAGGCAGGCCATAGAGGAAACCCGTGGAGAAGGACTCTCTGTCGATTATCAGGAAATTAGAGTCAATTCACAAAAAGGCACATCCTATGTCGACCGGTATAGTCTGATAGATATCCCGGATCTGATTATCGATAATCATACGATTATTGGTCCCGCAAACCTGGATGGAGATTACGTAACAATTCTAAGAAATATTAAGGATACAATCGCATCTTCTTACGGATATGCTCCGCCAGTGACTGTGCATACAACTGCAGTAAAAAAAAGTGGAAATGACAATAACGTTACTGTAACGGTATATCTATTAAACCAGGGCAACGCGCCAATTAATGTCAGTCTATCCGGGGGGCTGACAGAGGGTTCCCGATTAGTTTCAGGACTATTTTTCTGGAGCGGCCCATTACAGCCGGATGCTGAAGAAAAGGTAACATACGTGCTATCGGGTGGCAACACCTCTTGTGTGTCCCCTTCTACCGTATATTATGAAGATAACTGTGGCAGGCATGTTATTACAGACAGCTATATATCCGTCGGCACGATGCCGATGATCTCGGTTCCCATTGCATTTGTATCCGGAATCGTAGCTGCATTTTCCCCGTGTAGCCTCGCAGTCATAACATATATGGCCACGCTGGCAGTTTCCAGTGAAAGACGGTACTTGTTGCTGATTAATGTGATGTCTTTTTCGGTAGGGTTGCTCTTCACTTATTCACTGATCGGTGTCTGCTTCTACAGGCTCAGTGTTACCATGCCCTCCATGTATAATGTAGCCAGATATGCTATCGTCATTTCAATGCTCGTCATCGGCTCTGCCATGATAATCAGGACATTATTCAATTATGGGCGCAGTTTCTCGGATATAGGGTTCAAAAAGTTCCTTGCTCTGCTGCAGCCATATGGCAAAATGAGCACGGCTAGCTACAGCTTTGCCATTGGGATGGGATTCAGCATGATTAAAATGCCCTGTGCTGGCGGGCCATATCTCGCGATACTTGGCATAATGGCGGATCAGAGCGGCTCATTTCATAGATTATATTACCTGCTGGCTTACGATGCAGGCGTCGTGTTACCGGTGCTGTGTCTCGGGGTTCTTCTCTCTCTTGGATTTTCCGCCCACAGATTGGACACGATCAGGAAACAATACCGGGTCGTTATAAATGTTTCAACCGGAATCACTCTTTTTATTCTGGCCGGATTGCTGGCATTTAACGTAATATGATCGATAGTTGATTACTCCCATCACTGAAGCGACGGACATCTGTCAGAGTTCTAAAGCAGATAAATACAGTAAAGTGCTCCAAAGGTTTGATAAGATATTTTTTAGGATTGATAACACTTAATAATATACAATATACAAAAATAGGCAAGTTTATTAATGAGAAGTTGAATTAAAGTGCTACAAATCTATTATAATTATTAATAGTTGATTATATAAGTTAGAACATTGAATCAGCAATTTTCTGACTTAAAAATTAGAGATTTAGCATAAAAATAGCCTTTTCAAATGTAGTGTTCCTTAACCGACTACAAAGGACTGCAAATAATAGTCAATTAATAAACGATTGAGGTTGAGGTTTTTATGAATAAATTCATAGTTTGCATGTTTCTGATTTTACTTATTAGCCTGCCTTTTTCCGGATGCATATCAGAAAAAGCCACTTCGTCAGTAACGGATTCGTCGACAAACGATGAATCCAATAATATTACGGATATGAGAGGCATCCAGGTAAAAGTGCCGAAAAACATCACAAGGGCTGCCGTGATCAGCGATGGCTTCGTCGAATGTACGATGATCAGCCTGGGTGTCCAGGATACTATCGTGGCTGTTGGTACCACAATCACAAATGATTATACTTATGTATTCCCGAGTGTCAAGGGAGAAAATTTCACGTATGAAAATGGTAAAAACACGATGATTTACCTGGATCCTTCGTTAAACGAAACAGTCAGGTTAACACCAAAGCAATACAACGTCATCAGCTACGAAACGCTTGCAAGTTCGGATCCCGATGTCATAATCCTCAGGGTAGGAGACTGCTCGGTTGGGTGGGATAACCGTGACACGATGAATAAAACAATTGACACGATGGAATCACTTGGGGTCCCTGTGATAGTCCTGTATTCCCCTACATATTATTCGAACTCGGACCTCTCTACCATAAGAGAAGAGATCAAAATTATCGGACAAGTTTTTGGAAAAGAGAAGGACGCTCTTGAGTTAGCTGATTACATCCAGAGCGCGGAGAAGATGATATCGGACAGGACAAAGGATATACCTGAGGTCAGCAAGCCTTCGGTATTGTACTTCGGTCTTTCGCCCAATGCCAGGAAAGCTGGAGGCTCAGGCCATTCATGGGGTATCGATACACCTGAGTCATACACCATCGAGGGCATAGTGCATGCGAAGAATGCCTACAGAGATACTGGTACTGCAAAGATACTGAACACCGAACAGGTTCTGGCCATGGACCCTGATGTCATACTACTGGCCACTTCATGGGGATACCATCCGGCCAGGGAGCTTTACGAAGCACCATATTACCAGAACCTGAATGAACTGAGTGCAATCAAGAATAAGAAAGTATATTCGATGCCGTGGACGCCCTCAAACTGCGCCCGACGCCTAGAATATCCTATCGACCTGATGATTACAGCGAAAGCATGCTACCCGGAGAAATTCCAGGACATTAAAGTCCACGAATGGGTACTGGACTTCTACAAACAGGTCTACAATGTTGATGACAAAACTGCTAGAGGTCTCAGGTCAGCACAGTGGCTCGACTGGATGGAAGAGGAAGACTTTTGAGAATTTATGAGAAAAATTCGGAGAAGAATTTGAGAAGAGTTTTTGAGGAGAATTTTCATGATGAATAACACTATAGACTATGGAGAGATCTGGAAAACGATGATGACAGAGAGTAAGAAGACGAACTTTGAAAGCGACAGATTCTGGACAATGGAAGAGGCGGTAAAATATGACACGCAGATCAAGATGGACAACTGGAGTTTTTCCAGAAACCTGATCAAACGGATTGATTTCACTCCGGATTCAAAAGTTCTGGATATCGGATCCGGTCCCGGTACACTAACCATACCGCTCGCAGACATGGTTAAGCACATCACTGCCGTCGAGCCTTCAGATGGTATGTTATACTGCCTGAAAGAGAACATTAAAGCAAATGGGTTAAATAACGTATCCTGGATCCAGAAGAGGTGGGAAGATGTCGATATCAAAGATCTGGACGCACCATATGATATAGTTATTGCCTCGTTTTCCCTGGCCATGCCGGATATCAGAGAGGCAGTGATTAAAATGAACGATGTGTCCTCAAAATATGTCTACCTGAACTGGTTCGCAGGTATGCCTTCCTGGGAAAAGACGTATGCTGAAGCGTGGCGGAGGGTCCATGGCACCCCATATAATATCCATCCGCAGATAGACTGCATATACAAAGTGCTGTATGACATGGGAATATACCCGAATGTCACCGTATACCCTGATTACTGGGAACTGGTCTATCCGAGAATGGAAGAAGCAGTTACTCATTACAGAAGGATTGTCAACGCGACCACAGCCGAACACGATGCAATACTACAACAGTATATATCTGAGGCATTTTCCTGCGAAAACGGAGACGTCAGGATGAAGGAAAAATCATATACCGCCTGGCTGTGGTGGAAAAAGTCGTAAATAGGTCCTAATGGCGTCTTACATGCCATCTCATAATTTTTCGTATCTTAGCTTTTCTACTTTCCTTTAAATCTCTTCTTTTTCTCAAAAATAATTAAACCCAATAGTAAAGCTCAATAATTAAATTCAATGATTAAACTCGACAATTAAACTCGACAATTAAACTCGACAATTAAACTCGATAATCAAACTCAATGAGTATGGACTATTCCCGTTGATCAGTTAATACTTACGGATTTCATAATACCTTTTTAAAAACTAACCCAAAAATGTTAATCAAAAATGTTAACCAAAACTGTAAATGCCTGTAAGATCTGTAAATGCCAGTAAGTATACTTCAGCAGCACGCTATAAAGAGACACGATAAAGACATGATATTTTAATGGAGTAAAAACGATGGAAGAAATACATCCCGAAACATCCGATCCAAGTGTGGAATTTCACCCGAAAGCTGATATGACTCCCGGATACGGAACGGAAGAAACCAGGCAGAAAAGAAAAAACCCGGTCATTGCAGCGTTATTATCTCTAATAATTCCAGGGCTCGGCCAGGTCTATGCAGGAGACCTGTATAAAGGACTTGCACTGTTTGCCGCACTGGTGGTTAGCCTCTGTTTGATAGCTCTTATTATCGGGTTTTTCACATTTTTTGCTACCTGGATATTTGCAGTAT
The genomic region above belongs to Methanosarcina horonobensis HB-1 = JCM 15518 and contains:
- a CDS encoding FecCD family ABC transporter permease; protein product: MEEVSIDVKKSTFTALNFFEARKMCVMLFLAVVMMAGGMVTICLGTYHISIPEVYSIIATHLFSPDNADSLNKLKNTIVWNIRFPRVIMAITVGIGLSVAGAIYQGCFRNPLVEPYILGVSSGAAFGAALGIVYPHIFVSIQLGAFAFASLSVFLAYTLARSRGQTPVVTLVLAGIIIGSIFSACVSIMKYLSNDTQLREIVFWMMGGFYYTTWDDVYLTVPVVLISVVIMWFFGWKLNVLSMGDEEARALGVNPEVFKFIFIVLATLVTAICVSSVGIIAWVGLMMPHAARLIQGPDNRFVIPTAALMGGVYIIFCDTIARTLTSAEIPIGIITAIVGAPYLVYLLRSKEKEIFG
- a CDS encoding iron ABC transporter substrate-binding protein, with amino-acid sequence MVDKPENDNQITKLSSYFDFKKGFVLCVLITLFTVSVEGCTEQAGQIITTAANSSTTTDSSDEQYRYVTDMRGVQVKLPKDIQRIATIDDGFVEGVLTNLSEVEKVVSVGSVGLGSSSLYQSNITLNSGTNYTFSGGSNTMCVVNPWLANVSCTESSSGMTIINYEKLASANPDVLIIRVGDCSMSANDIENNNKKISTIKSLGIPVIVLYSPNNYNNSGLNTMRDEMRVIGQLFDKEEKTMALADYLDNTEKMILDRTKDIPEEEKVTALYLGISSKARQSGGAGYVSGIDTPESYILETVANGRNAYQDTGSGKLLNAEQVLALNPDVIFLPTYSGYHPPIELQDAMYYQNVQELKAVKNKRIYSMPYTPRNCDRRVEYPLDLLIVAKGCYPDLFQDIKVHEFALKLYQDVYGVDRATAEEIRSAQYLDWTVEYDF
- a CDS encoding cytochrome c biogenesis CcdA family protein; this translates as MYLITILLLLTALPLIAYADDTKTVTVVYLYEEGCHRCTEVMPVVRQAIEETRGEGLSVDYQEIRVNSQKGTSYVDRYSLIDIPDLIIDNHTIIGPANLDGDYVTILRNIKDTIASSYGYAPPVTVHTTAVKKSGNDNNVTVTVYLLNQGNAPINVSLSGGLTEGSRLVSGLFFWSGPLQPDAEEKVTYVLSGGNTSCVSPSTVYYEDNCGRHVITDSYISVGTMPMISVPIAFVSGIVAAFSPCSLAVITYMATLAVSSERRYLLLINVMSFSVGLLFTYSLIGVCFYRLSVTMPSMYNVARYAIVISMLVIGSAMIIRTLFNYGRSFSDIGFKKFLALLQPYGKMSTASYSFAIGMGFSMIKMPCAGGPYLAILGIMADQSGSFHRLYYLLAYDAGVVLPVLCLGVLLSLGFSAHRLDTIRKQYRVVINVSTGITLFILAGLLAFNVI
- a CDS encoding iron ABC transporter substrate-binding protein; this translates as MNKFIVCMFLILLISLPFSGCISEKATSSVTDSSTNDESNNITDMRGIQVKVPKNITRAAVISDGFVECTMISLGVQDTIVAVGTTITNDYTYVFPSVKGENFTYENGKNTMIYLDPSLNETVRLTPKQYNVISYETLASSDPDVIILRVGDCSVGWDNRDTMNKTIDTMESLGVPVIVLYSPTYYSNSDLSTIREEIKIIGQVFGKEKDALELADYIQSAEKMISDRTKDIPEVSKPSVLYFGLSPNARKAGGSGHSWGIDTPESYTIEGIVHAKNAYRDTGTAKILNTEQVLAMDPDVILLATSWGYHPARELYEAPYYQNLNELSAIKNKKVYSMPWTPSNCARRLEYPIDLMITAKACYPEKFQDIKVHEWVLDFYKQVYNVDDKTARGLRSAQWLDWMEEEDF
- a CDS encoding class I SAM-dependent methyltransferase, translated to MNNTIDYGEIWKTMMTESKKTNFESDRFWTMEEAVKYDTQIKMDNWSFSRNLIKRIDFTPDSKVLDIGSGPGTLTIPLADMVKHITAVEPSDGMLYCLKENIKANGLNNVSWIQKRWEDVDIKDLDAPYDIVIASFSLAMPDIREAVIKMNDVSSKYVYLNWFAGMPSWEKTYAEAWRRVHGTPYNIHPQIDCIYKVLYDMGIYPNVTVYPDYWELVYPRMEEAVTHYRRIVNATTAEHDAILQQYISEAFSCENGDVRMKEKSYTAWLWWKKS
- a CDS encoding DUF5683 domain-containing protein encodes the protein MEEIHPETSDPSVEFHPKADMTPGYGTEETRQKRKNPVIAALLSLIIPGLGQVYAGDLYKGLALFAALVVSLCLIALIIGFFTFFATWIFAVSDAYKMVKKQNDRVEKKKNGASA